In Bradysia coprophila strain Holo2 unplaced genomic scaffold, BU_Bcop_v1 contig_350, whole genome shotgun sequence, a genomic segment contains:
- the LOC119080000 gene encoding double-stranded RNA-specific editase Adar-like has translation MEPPNMLERFYVNNCRNIFNKLLEMSSTSDVTLIGDDGASVKCHRFVLSACSPFFDRIFMNLNKANSSSDVNKTELVLLLATYKSMNVQRMVDYIYYGKLRDDLSDKDIDDDFIRLANELKVVGLYELLFEKQQKHTDINHNTTEIINCNHSDTLANKNSLPETHAFKAPKTHPDINHKTTKIIDCNNIDVPATKGSLPDNNDLKAQQRRTDINNKTTEIVRNNVQVTAVENYYLQQLIKAQQTHTDINHKTTEIVCNNIDDPATKSSLPDNNDLKAEQTHIDVNHKTPEIIDFNNTKNHFPVNCVVKAANLVIEEVNRPEEVLKLLPKYTIWMRRLTNVQKRLAAKNQILHDKMPLELLNDIIEGVKYSFLNLPSGDHKCIAKIEGQSFYGIGSSLNAARLQSVKVILKSIFGIAYDQPAVITELSINANDKFGDMIECLILDKYKNIMSSTSQYLGYKVIAGIVKSVDNDRNSLKVISIGTGSKFLYEKNLNSNGNAVHDTHAEVVARRGFIRYIYNQISHVASNPSNNIFEKTDAIEKFRLKAGIKFHLYVSTAPCGDARVHSHTNGKETVNGIIPEGQLRTKGQCALTVAKDAMSSKNIPNVNMSCSAKLLRWNVLGVQGAILSELIEPIYLTSMIFGEKFDPKHMKRALYGRIESDAVNLPKGFNIVQPELMKVTATKAKSAIFSPNHSANWNVQGHDVEILESTSGCTMGKDKTKRYSRISKRAFFNEFNKIARKLNHPEESVYSDAKRKASDYQMTKSTLYQIFENNGLGKWVQKRQRNLDNFTI, from the exons ATGGAACCACCAAACATGTTGGAGCGGTTTTATGTGAACAATTGTCGAAATATATTTAACAAACTACTTGAGATGAGTTCTACGTCTGATGTGACGCTGATAGGTGACGATGGTGCAAGTGTTAAGTGTCATAGATTCGTGTTATCAGCATGTAGTCCGTTTTTCGATCGCATCTTTATGAATTTGAATAAAGCCAATAGCAGCTCTGATGTTAACAAAACAGAACTGGTCCTACTCTTGGCGACCTACAAATCGATGAATGTGCAGCGAATGGTAGATTACATTTATTATGGTAAACTGAGGGACGATCTGAGTGATAAG GACATCGATGATGATTTCATTCGTTTAGCGAATGAATTAAAAGTGGTTggtttgtatgagttgttgtTTGAAAAACAGCAGAAGCACACTGACATCAACCACAACACGACTGAAATAATCAACTGTAACCATAGCGATACTCTCGCTAACAAAAATAGTCTTCCAGAGACTCATGCTTTTAAAGCGCCAAAGACGCACCCTGATATCAACCACAAGACAACTAAAATAATCGACTGTAACAATATCGATGTTCCTGCTACCAAAGGTAGCCTTCCAGACAATAATGATCTTAAAGCACAACAGAGGCGCACTGATATCAATAATAAGACAACGGAAATTGTACGTAACAATGTCCAGGTTACTGCTGTCGAAAATTATTATCTGCAGCAATTAATTAAAGCACAACAGACGCACACTGATATCAACCATAAGACAACTGAAATTGTATGCAACAATATCGACGATCCTGCTACCAAAAGTAGCCTTCCAGACAATAACGATCTTAAAGCAGAACAGACGCACATTGATGTCAACCACAAGACCCCTGAAATAATCGACTTTAACAATACCAAAAATCACTTTCCTGTCAATTGTGTGGTTAAAGCAGCCAACCTGGTCATTGAAGAAGTGAATAGACCAGAGGAAGTACTTAAGCTGTTACCCAAATATACAATTTGGATGAGGAGACTCACGA ATGTTCAGAAGAGACTAGCtgcaaaaaatcaaattctccACGACAAAATGCCACTGGAGCTGCTCAACGACATTATTGAGGGCGTAAAATACAGCTTTCTAAACCTTCCAAGTGGAGATCACAAATGTATTGCAAAAATCGAGGGACAATCATTTTACGGAATAGGTTCCAGTCTGAATGCAGCTAGGTTACAAAGTGTGAAAGTAATTCTGAAAAGTATATTTGGTATTGCTTATGATCAGCCCGCAGTCATCACGGAATTATCTATTAACGCAAATGACAAATTTGGAGATATGATCGAATG TCTGATTCTTGATAAATACAAGAATATTATGAGCAGCACTTCTCAATATTTGGGCTACAAAGTTATTGCTGGCATTGTAAAATCAGTGGACAATGATCGCAACAGTCTCAAAGTCATCTCGATCGGCACAGGCTCGAAATTTTTATACGAAAAGAATCTTAATTCGAACGGCAATGCCGTTCATGACACACATGCTGAAGTGGTTGCTAGACGGGGATTCATACGATACATCTATAACCAAATCAGTCACGTTGCTAGCAATCcatcgaacaatattttcgaaaaaactGATGCGATCGAAAAGTTTCGATTGAAGGCCGGTATTAAATTCCATTTGTATGTCAGTACGGCTCCGTGCGGTGATGCTAGAGTTCATAGTCATACAAATGGTAAAGAAACTGTCAACGGTATCATCCCAGAGGGTCAACTGAGAACGAAGGGTCAGTGTGCATTAACTGTTGCCAAGGATGCAatgtcatcaaaaaatattcccaATGTAAATATGTCATGCTCTGCGAAATTGTTACGCTGGAATGTGCTGGGCGTTCAGGGCGCTATATTGTCCGAATTGATTGAACCGATTTACTTGACATCAATGATATTCGGAGAGAAGTTCGACCCGAAACACATGAAAAGGGCACTGTACGGTCGTATTGAATCTGATGCCGTCAACTTGCCGAAAGGCTTTAACATCGTCCAACCGGAGTTAATGAAAGTGACTGCTACAAAGGCGAAATCAGCGATATTTTCTCCGAATCATAGTGCAAATTGGAACGTACAAGGACACGATGTGGAAATACTGGAATCCACTTCCGGCTGCACAATGGGGAAAGATAAAACAAAGCGATACTCGAGGATATCGAAACGGGcatttttcaacgaatttaacaaaattgcCAGGAAGTTGAACCATCCAGAAGAGAGTGTGTATTCCGATGCGAAACGTAAGGCATCCGATTATCAG ATGACGAAGTCCACATTGTATCAAATATTCGAGAATAATGGCCTGGGCAAATGGGTACAAAAACGGCAACGTAATTTGGACAACTTTACAATTTAA
- the LOC119079983 gene encoding uncharacterized protein LOC119079983 — protein sequence MMQRKKKGRLYSLGGNEPMKKPRGRLDRLKTVGTFDLGTEMSVLSEVARNLNEKIISGDIDMAGSSSAAGGLGAHRRLSTIPAVSSNDLQGLSTPKCGRREIQESNSSHSSHSSKRNVSKLDGSRTIVYFDQHISDLNNRKLKFNNSNLSHTKMQHSADDCLDKSKPSPNNQKSRSLSSSSCLTKTSDRERTAQINALNSNRINNKSSSKVDENMVFISIKDSNKIPSIDSPDDKASKEMEHTSTDSNKIELDMRSAEDINKIDDEVTFKNRPRKPMLRKSQRIVRTDSEIFDENIICRNEIVLQTNRDIQIHKEPEYYFNSESASTTHGSRIASSDIEDNICSPKDLQKSTDDSSRNLSTDELDTVFSDTTDLERLDREYRELARSNLQREYKSDGDSLDEVGKKRNEYLKWKNQSFENDFELYNDNMNPNSGAACSQLPSTTNTSENSSARCTAERKCPTRDYDRYTPSRTCSPKESDNSTLTSPIRAPSACTEKSSTNSIENVRPTKLEIAQNPPAKEGTITSLFEKRFGKIKKINKLLKCKRFSASALYDKKKTVDIELKNNPQKVDKPSKAKSCSPPKTTDSKNSIHASKLSLFHPKSELNTTSSSRTKLNELSKSNFEINNFKSSPSRFSTKRSVKDSKNNSTACLYKEQKHSPLSEEFYNKTGSVRLSAMELYEKFCSEDFGGLYKHENGKNTDESCGGYRNWHEYRLGHKGLGAVKKYARGKNARLLRQKSEPKFSFRDGSESRGDIPYFPEEEYEDIYEENANDECNEQEEETDEYEDGEYEDEEGDYYEDECEEEQEEEEEEDIDEQEEVKNVDDLQRTYMSEIDAEEDIDEEYEAKAYHSEIEDRGDMDLNIGADSDVDEIFLMPAPKVDRYDEYGFENKQFTLEQSLLNRSNGIECNLNELSESCVDSNFLNMSAHDRREIVSFGSDEILTIYKICSKDDILNMKDEKIHKTVSAQECLNTASMALERAVNEYIKSAPPDIEVDLEPSIYKTDVIARSESFELLSSSSGTIRSGSTLTEYAFDTVRNLNLDSCSTSKLSLSLKSEIFDDFTLTPDEPKVLVNCEFEDFTLTPEGSFSETASDANNSTVHGETLIQKMNNDSVDSEDPTRKDESITSNEVMMIVDKFLANEKLLYERCNDYLPSTSTTNAEHENVASPAFLSNQNQSPGASDSQRHQSFSSTDTEKFSIVDLDDESAKNAVSDFTSEITKEFDLLFSRAQLEIDENLMVEEDTEPANDSQLTTHDRSSPQRIPSRYSMQRLEPYFVAESEKAITIQSLSHSPSTQNEYCKVLDVHDGSFIHKRVISKLKKNRSQSLGNLSNKTRCFPL from the exons ATGATGCAGAGAAAGAAGAAAGGACGCTTGTACAGTTTAGGTGGAAATGAACCGATGAAAAAACCACGTGGACGATTAGATAGACTTAAAACGGTCGGAACATTTGATTTGGGTACTGAAATGTCGGTGCTTAGTGAAGTAGctagaaatttaaatgaaaaaataattagtgGTGATATTGATATGGCTGGTAGTAGTAGTGCTGCTGGCGGTCTTGGTGCTCACAGACGATTGAGTACCATTCCGGCCGTATCATCGAATGATCTACAAGGACTAAGTACGCCTAAATGCGGACGCAGGGAAATTCAAGAAAGCAATAGTAGTCACAGTAGTCACTCTAGCAAACGCAACGTTAGTAAACTAGATGGTAGTAGAACAATTGTATATTTTGACCAACATATAAGTGacttaaacaatagaaaactCAAATTTAACAACAGCAACTTGAGCCACACAAAAATGCAGCATTCAGCTGACGATTGTCTGGACAAATCCAAGCCAagtccaaacaatcaaaaatcTCGAAGCTTAAGCTCAAGTTCGTGCTTAACCAAAACATCCGATAGGGAACGTACAGCTCAAATTAATGCATTAAACAGCAATCGAATCAACAACAAGTCATCATCGAAAGTTGACGAAAACATGGTGTTCATCAGCATAAAAGATTCCAATAAAATTCCATCAATTGATTCGCCCGACGATAAAGCCAGTAAAGAAATGGAACACACGTCGACTGATTCGAACAAAATCGAGCTGGATATGCGCAGTGCTGaggatataaataaaattgacgaCGAGGTAACATTCAAAAATCGCCCCAGAAAGCCGATGCTCCGGAAATCACAAAGAATCGTTCGAACGGACTCGGAAATATTCGACGAGAACATCATCTGTCGCAACGAGATCGTACTACAAACGAACCGGGACATTCAAATTCACAAAGAGCCCGAGTATTATTTCAACAGTGAATCGGCATCCACGACACATGGCAGTCGCATTGCTTCGAGTGATATTGAAGACAATATTTGCTCGCCGAAGGACTTACAGAAATCGACCGACGACAGTTCACGCAATCTATCCACCGACGAATTGGACACAGTCTTTTCGGATACAACCGATTTGGAGCGATTGGATCGAGAGTACAGGGAATTAGCGCGATCCAATCTGCAACGAGAGTATAAAAGCGATGGCGACAGTTTGGATGAAGTGGGCAAGAAGCGAAACGAGTATCTCAAGTGGAAAAATcaaagtttcgaaaatgatttcGAGCTGTACAATGACAATATGAATCCGAATTCTGGTGCTGCGTGTAGTCAACTGCCATCGACAACTAATACCAGTGAAAATAGCAGCGCCCGATGTACAGCTGAAAGGAAATGTCCTACACGCGATTACGACAGATATACTCCGTCGCGAACTTGTTCGCCAAAGGAGAGTGACAACAGTACGCTAACCAGTCCTATTCGAGCTCCGTCAGCGTGTACCGAAAAATCGTCAACGAATTCGATTGAAAATGTTCGTCCCACAAAGCTGGAAATCGCTCAAAATCCACCAGCTAAAGAAGGTACAATTACCAGTCTGTTCGAGAAACGGTtcggaaaaatcaaaaaaatcaacaaattgcTGAAATGTAAGCGATTCAGTGCGTCGGCTCTGTACGATAAGAAGAAGACTGTCGACAttgaactgaaaaataatccacAAAAGGTGGATAAACCGTCCAAAGCGAAGAGTTGCAGTCCTCCCAAGACAACCGATTCAAAGAATTCGATACATGCGTCGAAATTGTCTCTGTTCCATCCAAAATCAG AACTGAACACAACCAGTTCCAGTCGCACGAAATTAAACGAACTATCCAAGTCGAATTTCGAAATAAACAACTTCAAGTCGAGTCCATCGAGATTCAGCACCAAGAGATCGGTAAAGGATAGTAAGAATAACAGCACCGCTTGCCTGTACAAAGAACAAAAACATTCGCCTCTATCTGAAGAATTCTATAATAAAACCGGAAGCGTTCGTCTAAGCGCCATGGAATTGTACGAAAAATTCTGCTCAGAAGACTTTGGGGGCCTGTACAAACATGAGAATGGAAAGAATACCGATGAGTCGTGCGGCGGATATAGAAATTGGCATGAATATCGTTTGGGCCACAAAGGCCTTGGAGCAGTTAAGAAATATGCACGAGGGAAGAATGCCCGACTGCTGCGCCAAAAGAGTGAACCAAAATTCTCATTTCGCGATGGCAGTGAGTCGCGCGGTGACATACCATATTTTCCAGAAGAGGAGTACGAGGACATTTATGAAGAAAATGCCAATGACGAATGCAATGAACAAGAAGAGGAAACCGACGAGTATGAAGATGGTGAATACGAGGATGAAGAAGGTGATTATTATGAGGACGAATGTGAAGAAGAGCAGGAAGAAGAAGAGGAAGAAGATATCGACGAACAAGAAGAAGTGAAGAATGTGGACGATTTGCAACGGACATATATGTCGGAAATCGATGCTGAAGAAGACATTGATGAAGAGTACGAAGCCAAGGCATATCATTCAGAGATTGAAGATAGAGGCGACATGGATTTGAATATTGGTGCTGATTCGGACGTCGATGAAATATTCCTAATGCCAGCACCGAAAGTAGATAGATACGACGAGTATGGCTTCGAAAACAAGCAATTCACATTGGAGCAGTCACTACTAAATCGTTCCAACGGAATCGAATGCAATTTGAATGAGCTCAGCGAGAGCTGTGTCGATAGCAATTTTCTGAACATGAGTGCTCATGATCGCAGAGAAATTGTGTCGTTCGGTAGCGACGAAATCTTGACAATCTACAAAATATGTTCGAAAGACGATATCCTCAATATGAAAGatgaaaaaatccataaaaccGTTTCAGCCCAGGAATGTCTGAATACGGCTTCGATGGCACTGGAACGTGCTGTTAATGAGTACATAAAAAGTGCTCCACCTGACATTGAAGTCGATTTGGAACCGAGTATATACAAAACCGATGTTATCGCACGGTCCGAGTCGTTCGAATTATTAAGTAGTTCGAGTGGCACAATTCGCTCGGGAAGCACATTGACGGAATACGCTTTCGATACGGtcagaaatttgaatttggacAGTTGTAGTACGTCAAAATTGAGCTTATCGTTGAAGAgtgaaattttcgatgatttcaCTTTAACACCTGATGAACCGAAGGTCCTTGTTAATTGCgaatttgaagattttacGCTAACACCAGAAGGGTCATTCAGTGAAACGGCATCTGATGCCAATAACTCAACAGTTCACGGCGAAACTTTAATTCAGAAAATGAATAATGATTCGGTGGACAGTGAAGATCCGACAAGAAAAGATGAATCGATCACTAGTAACGAGGTGATGATGATTGTGGACAAATTTTTAGCAAACGAAAAACTGTTATACGAACGATGCAACGACTATCTTCCATCGACATCGACCACCAATGCGGaacatgaaaatgttgctAGTCCAGCGTTTCTATCGAACCAAAATCAAAGTCCTGGTGCAAGTGATTCGCAACGACATCAGTCATTCTCCTCAACTGACACTGAAAAATTCAGCATCGTCGATCTGGACGATGAATCCGCAAAAAATGCCGTTTCTGATTTCACATcggaaataacaaaagaattcgaTTTGCTATTTTCGCGAGCTCAACTAGAGATCGACGAGAATTTGATGGTCGAAGAAGACACGGAGCCGGCCAATGATTCGCAATTAACCACTCACGATCGATCGTCTCCGCAACGGATACCATCGCGTTATTCGATGCAAAGACTGGAACCGTATTTCGTAGCTGAATCGGAAAAGGCGATAACAATCCAGTCGCTCAGCCACAGTCCGTCGACCCAAAATGAATATTGTAAAGTGTTAGATGTGCACGACGGTTCGTTCATTCATAAACGAGTTATatcaaaattaaagaaaaatcgaagTCAATCGTTAGGCAATTTAAGTAATAAAACTCGGTGTTTTCCACTGTAA
- the LOC119080003 gene encoding toll-like receptor 3 produces the protein MAKMVQTFTAYSITAIFLLTALPTNSQEMHACDGFNGSTCIMNDISNLYDRIFYALYVWNKPSYGIKFTSSHFDELTSSEVNVVYDSIHSITNIDLSGNHIKIVKKFHFTIEGLLVANLSGNEIANLDSSSIFKAHPQLQTLDLSFNRITSIVSDAFDGLLELNYLNLNDNQLKVIVEYVFAPLVSLKDLELCRNLIEKFENYPFVHLVNLKKISLEKNNFSEFNFNLFERNIKLRQISLGDNYGNGFLSLIGSINFTAMIDGMFDVKLTKIIQSNCIIPAQSVFIKDSKLSELMIPTVVETIEATNSSITKLLFKDHDSSLRIGDFSRNSITGQLSFENCHKLEILDLSFNQIQSIRFSNQSPITDLNLSNNNLTLIHQTMTSLSNLKILDLSFNCIGTFEVHTFGNMISLEVLNLRQSCLKSLAYGTFSFQVNLRVLDISFNNLNSIDLELLSAQAELEELFIDGNNLTNIQSIDQIEIYLPRLRQVGLTHNNWSCETLSNLIKKFRQLRITVFVEMAISNTTNIKGIGCTARNSTQQTVVLPNISMPINQTAYMSKIEKINEIVETVNKLKDTRNYRESLDNAFRDLQQEKLKLKLDFNEQIIQLKAFGRGILHKFTILNDENSETLMKMKARILQLSQTNNEKYDLIVESIKSLEDKLKLIQLNEENITDNRKTAKHKIKLESDYRDDLGSIRTLEIILIVSLFVLLTVAIYYIYVYC, from the exons ATGGCAAAAATGGTCCAAACGTTTACAGC ATACTCCATCActgcaatatttttattaacagCCTTACCGACGAACTCACAAGAAATGCACGCTTGTGACGGTTTTAACGGAAGTACTTGCATTATGAATGACATATCTAATTTATATGATCGGATATTTTACGCACTGTAtgtttggaacaaaccaaGTTATGGAATAAAATTCACTTCGAGCCACTTTGATGAACTAACATCATCTGAAGTGAATGTTGTTTATGATTCCATACACTCAATCACCAACATAGATTTATCGGGTAATCATatcaaaatagtaaaaaaatttcattttactattGAAGGTTTGTTGGTCGCAAATTTGTCTGGAAATGAGATCGCAAATCTTGATTCAAGTTCGATATTTAAAGCACATCCACAACTGCAAACACTCGATTTGTCGTTTAATCGTATCACATCAATTGTTTCTGACGCCTTTGACGGTTTAttggaattgaattatttgaatttaaatgataATCAGTTGAAAGTAATCGTTGAATATGTGTTCGCGCCTTTAGTGAGTCTAAAAGACTTAGAATTGTgcagaaatttaattgaaaaatttgagaattatCCGTTCGTTCATTtagtgaatttgaaaaaaatttctttggaaaaaaataatttttcggaatttaatttcaatttgttcgaACGGAACATTAAATTACGGCAAATCTCACTCGGTGATAATTATGGTAATGGTTTTCTGTCGTTGATTGGAAGTATCAATTTTACGGCTATGATTGATGGAATGTTTGATGTTAAATTAACTAAAATAATACAGTCAAATTGTATCATTCCTGCCCAGTCTGTCTTTATAAAAGATTCTAAATTATCTGAACTTATGATACCGACCGTAGTCGAAACTATCGAAGCGACCAATTCCAGTATAACAAAACTTCTGTTCAAGGACCATGATTCATCGCTCCGGATTGGTGATTTTAGTAGAAATTCAATAACTGGTCAGTTATCGTTTGAGAATTGTcacaaattggaaattttagatttatcattTAACCAAATACAAAGCATTAGATTTTCCAACCAGTCGCCCATAACGGATCTCAATTTGTCCAACAACAACTTAACACTCATTCACCAAACCATGACCAGTCTgtctaatttgaaaattttggactTGTCTTTCAATTGTATTGGGACTTTCGAAGTACACACTTTCGGGAACATGATTTCTTTGGAAGTACTAAATCTACGCCAATCATGTCTCAAATCGTTGGCCTATGggacattttcgtttcaagTCAATTTGAGAGTCTTAgacatttcatttaataaCCTAAACAGCATTGACCTAGAATTATTGTCCGCTCAAGCCGAGCTCGAAGAGTTGTTTATCGATGGCAATAATTTGACCAACATTCAGTCGATCgaccaaattgaaatttatttgccaAGACTCCGACAGGTGGGCTTGACTCACAATAACTGGAGTTGTGAAACGTTGAGCAATTTAATCAAGAAATTCCGTCAGTTGCGCATCACCGTCTTCGTCGAAATGGCCATTTCAAATACAACAAATATAAAAGGAATCGGTTGTACGGCAAGAAACTCAACGCAACAGACAGTTGTACTTCCAAATATTTCAATGCCAATAAACCAGACCGCGTACAtgagtaaaattgagaaaataaatgaaatagttGAAACGGTTAATAAATTGAAGGACACGCGAAACTATCGTGAAAGTCTCGATAATGCATTCAGAGATCTGCAgcaggaaaaattgaaattgaaattagatTTCAACGAGCAAATTATACAGTTGAAGGCATTCGGTAGGGGAATCCTTCATaagtttacaattttaaatgatgaaaattctGAGACGTTGATGAAGATGAAAGCTAGAATTCTACAGTTGAGTCAAACGAATAACGAAAAGTACGATCTCATAGTCGAAAGTATCAAGAGCTTAGaggacaaattaaaattgattcaattgaacgaagaaaatattactGATAATAGAAAAACagcaaaacataaaattaaactgGAATCTGATTATCGTGATGATTTAGGTTCAATACGAACGTTGgaaataatattaattgtaTCGTTGTTTGTGCTATTAACTGTTGCAATCTATTATATTTACGTGTACTGTTAA
- the LOC119080017 gene encoding venom carboxylesterase-6-like — MQVTTLSFVFLYFQFCFVSHGQVIKISNGPIIGEEYDNFYAYRGIRYAQPPIGELRLAPPQPYVETWTETREFKNFGFECSTYTHIGYVYEGNEDCLFLNVYVPKTAATSAEKLPVLFNVHGGCFMFGSGNGYSPENIMSSQNMILVTINYRLGILGFLSTEDDVIPGNFGLKDQVEALKWVQTNIEAFNGDAGRVMIMGNSAGGSSVHFHYMSKLSDGLFNNGFSHSGTVLVPWTIVQKPREKAHRVAALANCSEESRVLLNCLRQLPVEELAVIAKHFQPFLYNPFTPFGPVVEPPSIGAFLSEHPIVLLTEGRTKNLPWFSSTVQDDGLYPGAEFYSDNHLSIINENWLEYAPFILVYNDTISDLEKKQQIALDIKEHYMGIQPITERNFGAFNDILTDRLFKHGAILAVQLQSRYSPSYFYHYRFKTQAGYFWHTDDEIGIDHGSDVFLVSSSPRDYSEDERIVIKNFVDMFYNFAATSTAVYGYITVENSVPGDLKALEINTGTDYKMVQLDEEFGQIHFWNEIDEKLTSDGTLQHSLFGVMAMFTLVVIRN, encoded by the exons ATGCAAGTGACAACACTATCATttgtttttctatattttcaattttgtttcgtgTCGCACGGTCAAgtgataaaaatttcaaatggacCAATTATTGGTGAGGAATATGACAATTTCTATGCGTATCGTGGTATTCGCTATGCACAACCTCCAATTGGGGAATTAAGGCTAGCACCGCCACAACCATACGTAGAAACATGGACTGAGACtcgagaatttaaaaatttcggatTTGAGTGTTCGACGTACACTCACATTGGATACGTCTATGAAGGGAACGAAGATTGTTTGTTTCTGAATGTCTATGTTCCGAAAACAGCCGCTACATCCGCAGAGAAATTACCAGTTCTCTTCAACGTGCACGGAGGGTGCTTTATGTTTGGAAGCGGAAATGGTTATTCACCTGAAAATATTATGTCGTCACAAAATATGATTTTGGTTACAATCAATTACCGTTTGGGAATATTAGGCTTCCTGAGCACTGAAGATGACGTAATTCCCGGCAATTTTGGTCTAAAAGATCAAGTTGAAGCTTTGAAATGGGTACAGACAAACATTGAAGCATTTAATGGTGATGCTGGACGAGTGATGATTATGGGAAATTCAGCTGGTGGTAGTAGCgttcattttcattacatGTCAAAGTTATCTGACGGTTTGTTCAACAACGGCTTTTCCCACTCTGGCACCGTTCTGGTTCCATGGACAATAGTGCAGAAACCAAGAGAAAAAGCTCATCGAGTCGCAGCATTAGCGAATTGTTCCGAAGAATCAAGAGTACTCCTGAATTGCCTAAGGCAGTTACCAGTAGAAGAATTGGCTGTCATTGCTAAACATTTCCAACCTTTCCTTTACAATCCTTTCACACCATTCGGACCTGTCGTGGAGCCACCAAGTATTGGAGCCTTTCTCTCTGAACATCCGATTGTTCTTCTCACAGAAGGAAGAACTAAGAATTTGCCGTGGTTTTCGTCGACTGTACAAGACGATGGTTTGTATCCAGGTGCCGAATTTTACAGTGACAATCACTTATCGataatcaatgaaaattggctGGAATACGCTCCGTTTATTTTGGTTTACAATGATACAATCAGTGATTTGGAGAAAAAGCAGCAGATAGCTCTGGACATAAAAGAGCATTATATGGGCATACAGCCAATAACGGAGAGGAATTTCGGAGCTTTCAATGAT ATTCTCACCGATCGACTGTTTAAACATGGAGCAATCTTAGCAGTACAGTTACAATCTCGTTATTCACCAAGTTATTTCTACCATTATCGTTTCAAAACTCAAGCTGGATATTTTTGGCATACTGACGATGAAATTG GAATCGATCATGGATCGGACGTGTTTTTGGTTTCCTCTTCGCCAAGAGACTATTCAGAAGATGAACGCattgtaattaaaaattttgtcgatatGTTCTACAATTTCGCAGCTACCAGTACAGCAGTATATGGTTATATTACCGTTGAAAATTCTGTACCCGGCGATTTGAAAGCTCTAGAAATAAATACCGGTACTGATTACAAAATGGTGCAGCTAGACGAGGAATTTGggcaaattcatttttggaaTGAAATTGACGAAAAACTTACTTCAGATGGGACACTGCAACATAGCTTGTTCGGAGTAATGGCTATGTTTACTTTAGTTGTGATTAGAAATTAG